GAATAAGAcgcaaaaaaacaaacagaagaaAACACTGCAGTAAAAGCACTAACGAGGATTGACATACCAACGAGCCAACTCGTTCATATGCTTCCATTACTTTAGGATCTTCCTCATCTTCGTATCCAACTTGTAATATACGTGGTCCATTCACAGACCATAAGGCTCTTAGACCTGCCTCCTGCAATGTTATGGAAGGATGCACAAGAACTAAGCTGATAAGAGCAtaataaaacaccaaaaactgATTTCTCtgattaaaaaccaaaacaaaaaaaaggaaaaaaacaaaaagaaaatacaaggaAAAGGAAACTGTATTAATTTTATCTGAACACGAGTTTTTACATAAATTGGATGGTGGAGATTATAAGTTACTATACCTAAGGGCCATTCTTGCTAATTTACCTAAAAAATATCGACTTAAAAGCAAGGAAATAACCAAGTCATGCCAGATTTGTCTACAACTGTGTGGCCAGACAACTAATTGAAAAGTTGTTTAAATCTAAAGCCAGCCGTCCAATAGGGTCTAATGTGAGGCTCCatagtttgtttttgaaatttttgaccTATTCAAAGTCTTCTTGCTCATTGAATGGTAACACCTAAACAAAATTTGACCTGCACACTTCCTGTCAGAAAAGGAGAAACAGAATGCCTGTAATTTTACCTGTACTATGATCAAGTAAATAGATTCCAATGCTTCAACACGAATTTCAGGATCATCCCATGGTTCACGCTCAATTGAGAGTGCACTGCCAAGCTCAAGAGGCATTTTTGATGTGTCTTGTTCACTATATATCTGGGAAGACAAACCagattaatgaaaaaaagagttcaTGAGCTTTTTCAATATACTAGAACAAGAAACAGGGCAGACAGAAAAATTGGGATCAATATAGGCTGAGAACTATATACATAAACATATTTACATGCATGATGACTATTATTAACAATTTGCTATCATGCATCTCTCAACTTATTTGTTGGACACAAGATTGCAAATTAGAGACAGTGGGAGCTTTTTTTAGTACTTCAATGGTTCCTATTCTCGAGAATCCAGTGACAAAGACATGTGTTGGACCTCAAGGGTGTGGCAAGTTTGATGTTAAATCTCTTTCTACactatatgaaaatatttggcACATTAGCATCCCAAAGAGAGGTGTTTTATAATGGATAGCTCATAGAAAATCCATATCACAAGGGAATTCAAAACGTCAACTAGTTTTGCATGTGTAGATATGCTGTAGAGGATATAGATCATTTGTTGTCAACTGCTATAATGCTGCCTTTAGCCATGTAATTATGAGCATGAACTTATATTTTCAAACTGAATGGATAATAGCATAAAACTATTTCGTGGGTGATGTGCTTAGAAATTGAAACATCTTGTGGGTTATGTGCTTCAACTAACAACTATTTTTTGGTTCCCCTCGCACTCTCTCCCAACACTATggttgaaacatgaaataaaatttaattaccttctTTTCTGGTTTTCCTCCCTATTCTATTCTATGGTTGAAACAtgatataaaacttaattactTATGAAAAAGCATGCATCACTCTACACTAGTGTTTTATTGAAGCATAGAACTTAAATGAGTGACAAACTCTATAAGATCAAGACAGAGGTAACATAGGTACCTTTTTACCAGCAACAGGAAGAAGTAGAGCTGGCCAAAGAAACTCagatatcaaaagaaaattctgAAGTTGATTCTCAGCTTCAAAACAACAGTTGCGGAGTGTTCCAGAGACCTGTAAGAAAAAGCAATCCCACTAAGCAATGAAGTTTGACTCTATTTATCTTGGTTGCGTTCAGCCATTCAAGGTCACCCTGAACTAAGAAGGCAACAGATAGGGTACCTACAAAAATACTTCTATTGGAAATTGAATTTAAGCACTTTAAGTATTACCAATCTCAAACCCGTCCTAAGGTATTGGAAATCTTTTTCTTACATCCTAAACTCATCAATAGGGGCGGCAGCAGCAACAGagaacaacaataaaaagaggATCAGCACTAGAAGGATGGAACAATTTGCTACCATTGGCTAATACATCTAGATGCAGAAGTTcttgaacaaaaagaaatatttaaatacgccaaaagaagaaaaggttgaTAAATATCTATAGAAAATAAAGGGCTATATTGTAGCATTTCTCCTAAAAATGGATCCCAAAGAGCACAAAAATTCAGACACATATAATACCAGGTCACTTGAACAAATCTGTAGAATTGGCCAGATAGAATTCAAATTTAGAGTAATTCATCATTATTAGAAGAACAAAGAAATGGAGGACTTGGACCAAAATACATCCACATATCAGAAATTGCTTGCAAAATTCATCCCATacatttttcttgcataaacAGATACCTAAAATGTTGAAGAGAACTCTAGAAGAAACCTTAGCAGTtagaattaataatttatgcatACCCCTTTCTTCCGTAATGGACTTGTTGAATCAAATTGGCGGAGAATCTGCTTCAGCAACCCTCTCTTAGAGTCTAGTAACATCTTCCTTCCAGCTTCTTTCTTTGAAATGTTCACAAGAATTGAACCAACATGATCAAATGGATCATCTGCCATACACATGGCATTAAGTTcccaaaaaaacattgtagcataCAAAAAGTATGCATAATATAAAAGACATGAAGCCACAGAATAGATGGATAAGCTAAAGAAAAACAACTTCGCTATCAATTTTTTAAGTATGCTATACACCAATTAAGTGTATTGCTAGAACTCAATTTGATAAGTAACATGTGACTATATGACTTTAAATTTGGATACATACTGAATCATATAATAAACTCAAGTTGATAAGAAGCAAAACAAACCTCTCGTTTCATCAGAGGATCTACCAAATGATCTCACCAGCTTCATAACGAATAGTCCTTGCATTTTCTCATCCTCAATCTAATAAGCAAGTGAAGTTACAACCATTTCttgttactattttttatatggtgaTCATGGGAAACAAAACACTCATCTCTCCAGGAAGTGTAATGAAGAGCCGTTATGAGAGCCGTTAATTTCCAAAATCAagaaatacaatttaaatttttttgctgAAAAGTACCTGAAGCAAGGACACAATTCCAGAATCCAATTGAGTGAGGTTAACTAGTAGCATCACCAACAAACGAGTTATGCTACTATCTGGTTTATACAATACATCCATTGCTGTTTTAATCATTCCCATTTCAACCATCTTTGCAGCTAAATTCGAGTTGAGTGAAAGATTTATAAGAGCTTCTGCTGCAGGTTCAGAAACCTCCTGAAACATATTAGATAAAATTCCATTAATCCAAAGTTTATTCTTTTCTCAGGCCAATATATAAACACAAACCTATGATAACCCTACTAATGTAAGACTTTGCTAGGTGCATCATGCCATCATCTTTGCAATCCCCGCACAATTGAGGCCAGCTGCTCTTGAGAATGCGGGGGTAAATGCAGTCCCACTTTCACAACTGCACTTAGAATCTTCCAACATGGAAATGCACGCACTTAACAGCACTATGAATGAAACTCAAAACATATGCCTAAACCGGACAACTCAAGTAAGTCCTTACCCAATAACCACTAGGCCAATCCGACGGGATTATTAACAGCAATGTTACAttcaagaaaattatcaaatcatgtaacttttgtaatttgtaaatGATAATTGATATTAGCGACCTTTTTTTCCTTAAGTAGCTGAGATAATGATGGAAGCACAGTACTGGCATACTTGGAAAGAGACAGTAACCCATCTTCAGACCCAGTTAAGTCTCGAACAATTTCAACAGCTGCCTTCTTCacctataaatatttttattccacTAATTAATatacatcaaagaaaaaaaaaaaccccatgaaagaaagaaaaggaaagagcagAGAGACTCTTACAGGCGGGGAAGGAGAAGACAGAAAGCCCACTAGTTCTTCAAGCTCTGTGGCCATGGCTACTCTGTGTTTCTACTGTTGTCTTTGGCAGTTCTGCTGTCTCTACTAGCTAGGTTGGGCTTGCTTCTGCATTTTAGCTTagatttttcttgggttttgtttgtCCCATGAGGGGTTTTAATTTAAGGAAAACTACAAATCAGTCATTAAACTATACATATGATTTCATTTAAGTGCTTAAATTCGgaaattaatcaatttcatACCCATTGTTAGAATTTTAGTAATATTatgacaacaaaaattaaaagaataagttattttatatatattttctttttcgtaTGTCTACTTTTACattattaaattctaatttcaatttcaagttcaagttggtaaataaaatcatgaatacttgaatatttatatcatCTTAGCAAGTGATTCTTTGCAAAATTGCTTGaatacacatgtttttttttgttaatatataaaatcatgcattaaactatttacaaaaattacttgaatatagattttttttttgtaacatttgtaataaaacttgttgtcaacacacaaaaaaaaaatgacattaatGTTGACAcgagtaaatattttattaatttttatttatttataatgataTTGGAATAATATGGATTAATATTTAGTAGTATTGGGAAAAAATTAttggatttaattttgatatttaacttctacttttttccaaaaaatgaacacaaacaaatattaatgATAAGGATTCTAATCCCAAaactaaatatcaaaaataaatttgagaaaaatataaggTATTTATCAATGataaatctttattattttgtgtttgattgaaGTTTTTGCTTACAAATATTTTCCAATTAATAGCGTGTTGTCAACCTAATGGggagttaaataatatttgtttttgcgatttaactatgttttttaaaaaaattaatttatttttttttaaattaattttctgtgtgtttttagatcgttttgatgtgtttatatcaaaaataaaaaaaaaatattattataatatatttctaaataaaaaatattttaaaaaataatcgttaccACAAAGCCAAACTTTATCATAGATTATTGAACATAATGTATTGACAAGTGCAACATTGGAAGTGCAAGAGTTGATTTAACCAAATTATTTCTGCAGGGACTGATTTGACATAATGTCTATAATAGAGTGTCTTGTGGCAATGTTTCGCCGGCTGAAAACCCTTAGCGGGTCCACTGCTTGTTTTTCATGCCCACGGCCACAACCTGTTTGATAATATTCCCATGTcgagatttaattttatttcagtttgaatcattattttgattcatttacaGATGACAAATCTAGCAACAAAGCTGAGCAAATCTCTTCTTCCTTACAGTAAAATCCTCCTTCAGTTTCGTACACTCTCTACCTCACATACACCACTTGAAGAAACCCTCAAAGCAGCAGTTGAATGCAAATCCTACTCAAAATTCCCTGACCTTTTCGACTCCTTTAAACAATCTAACAACATCCCAagtcctttttctttcctctctacCTTCCCTTTTAATCTCAGGACTCAAGTCATTGATGAAATCATCCAATCTTTGATCCCCATTAGACCCCGCTTTCGAAACTCTATCGTTTATAGCTCTCTTCTCTCATATACCCTtaaaaattccaatcttttctctctttct
This window of the Populus trichocarpa isolate Nisqually-1 chromosome 13, P.trichocarpa_v4.1, whole genome shotgun sequence genome carries:
- the LOC112323909 gene encoding uncharacterized protein LOC112323909, whose amino-acid sequence is MATELEELVGFLSSPSPPVKKAAVEIVRDLTGSEDGLLSLSKYASTVLPSLSQLLKEKKEVSEPAAEALINLSLNSNLAAKMVEMGMIKTAMDVLYKPDSSITRLLVMLLVNLTQLDSGIVSLLQIEDEKMQGLFVMKLVRSFGRSSDETRDDPFDHVGSILVNISKKEAGRKMLLDSKRGLLKQILRQFDSTSPLRKKGVSGTLRNCCFEAENQLQNFLLISEFLWPALLLPVAGKKIYSEQDTSKMPLELGSALSIEREPWDDPEIRVEALESIYLIIVQEAGLRALWSVNGPRILQVGYEDEEDPKVMEAYERVGSLLVHGCGTEEPSTETSK